Genomic DNA from Candidatus Omnitrophota bacterium:
AATTGTTGAGGTCTTTTCTGCGATACCTTGGTTGGGGTTAGAAATTTCACTAGCAAAGAAATGCTCCCATTCAGTATCGGTAAATGCAAAATTATTGAGTTTTTCTAGTTGCAGGCGTAAGTTCATTATCAAATCAGTTTCGGAGGTGATAGACAGATACTCATACGCTTGTGTCTCAAGTTGTTTTATAAAAGCACTCTCTAGCTCTGCTTCACTTTGATAGTGAGAGGCACGTTTAGCATCTGATATATATTCCGCTACTACGGTACTTTGCGAATTTTCCGCAACCAAATTGTATTTTTTATTATTTGCCATATTTATTCCATGTTAAAAGCGTACTTTGACAATATGATTGTTCAATCCTGCTCTCTCTTTTTAAATGTCAGGAGCCCAGAACGATAATAATCATATTTCTTTTTTATTGCTACAAGTTCGGTATCTAGTTCTACTTCCAGTTCTGCCTCGAGTTCCGTAAATTTATTAAGAATCTTAACAATCTCTTCCTGCAATGCAAGTGGCGGAAGAGGGATTATAATTTTTGCAAAACGCTTTTTGGAGACGTTGAATCTCGTCACACCATTTGCAGTTTTTGCAATCTGCTTCCTAACTTGTTCATCTCTAAACAAATACTTTAAAAATTCTGGCAAAAACAAAGTATTGTTATGTAAGCGAAAACCAAAACAAAAACTATTTAAGTACAACGGCTCATTAATTTTATTTGTTAAAACAGATGACATGCCACAATCGTCAGGTGTTTCCGATGAGCCGGTAAATAACACATCGCCATATTCAATTTTATTTTGGTGTTCATCTTTGCTTACTTTTACAAAATCATTAATATCGGTATTGACTGCTATATTAGAAAATATATTCATGTAGGTGACAAATTTTGCAGTACCGTTACTAAAATCATCTTTTGTTTTGCCAGACAACCCACCATAAAACTCACCGAGCTCTCCTAATTCCTTAAACGTCAGGCCATTCGGGCACAAATCAGCAATTAGCTTTTCAATTTTACTCATATTTTTAGTCATTTTTGTTTCTTTAATATCACCGATAGTTTCATTAATCGATTTGCGTAATTTATTTTGTCGGGATATAATATTCGTTATTCTCTCGTTTAGCTCTTTAATATCTATCACCTCGCGAGTGTCTAGTTTTTTTACATAATCTTTTACTACGATAATGTAGTCATTGTCAGCAATATTTTTATTGTTGACGAGTTTTGCGAAATACTTTGTATCCTTACGAGCAGTGAATGCTTCTAAAATTTTGAACCGGTTTGGCTCAGTCAATTTGTTTTTATTGCCGACATGAACAAACTCGGCAGAGGCATCAATAAAAAGTGTTTTGTTATCTTTCTTACTCTTTTTTAGCACGAGGATACAGGTGTCGATGTTAGTACCAAAAAAGAGATTGGGTGGCAGCTGGATAACTGCATCAAGGTAATTGTTATCTATGAGATATTTTCGAATTTTCCGCTCTGCACCACCACGATAGAGAACACCAGGAAATTCAACAATCGCCGCGGCACCACTAGTAGAGAGCCATGAGAGCATATGCATGGTAAAAGCCAGATCGGCCTTACTCTTTGGTGCTAGTACTCCAGCCGGTGAAAAACGCGGATCGTTGATGAGGAGAGAGTTGGCGTCACCTTCCCAATGAATTGAATACGGCGGATTAGAAACTATAGCATCAAACGGTTCGTCGTCCCAATGCTTTGGGTCAGTGAGTGTATCACCGTGAGCAATATCAAAATTGTTGTAGTTGATGTCGTGCAGAAACATGTTGATACGACAGAGATTGTAAGTAGTAAGGTTGATTTCTTGTCCGAAGAAACCAAGGCGTACATTTTCTTTGCCGAGCACTTTGGCAAATTTAAGGAGCAAAGAACCAGAACCGCAAGCTGGATCGTAGACCTTGTTCACTTCTTTTTTGCCGACTGTTGTGATTTCCGCAAGAAGTTCACTGACTTCCTGCGGAGTATAGAATTCACCACCTGACTTACCGGCGTTGGAGGCATACATAGTCATCAAAAACTCATATGCATCACCGAAAGCGTCAATAGTATTGTCAGAGTAATTACCAAGGCGAAGGTCGCCGATAGATTCAAAGAGTTTTGTGAGTTTCTGGTTACGTTTTTCTACTGTACCCCCCAGTTTATTGGAGTTTACAT
This window encodes:
- a CDS encoding type I restriction-modification system subunit M, encoding MKKNVDSRTVKKKKVRGMKTSKKSQPPAPSTHMSKEQERAELHRAIWQIATDLRGSVDGWDFKQYVLGMLFYRFISENLANYINADERRAGKKDFDYATLSNKKAEFGRADTVKEKGFYILPSELFINVRKNARNDANLNETITTVFRNIENSAKGASSEDDIKGLFDDLDVNSNKLGGTVEKRNQKLTKLFESIGDLRLGNYSDNTIDAFGDAYEFLMTMYASNAGKSGGEFYTPQEVSELLAEITTVGKKEVNKVYDPACGSGSLLLKFAKVLGKENVRLGFFGQEINLTTYNLCRINMFLHDINYNNFDIAHGDTLTDPKHWDDEPFDAIVSNPPYSIHWEGDANSLLINDPRFSPAGVLAPKSKADLAFTMHMLSWLSTSGAAAIVEFPGVLYRGGAERKIRKYLIDNNYLDAVIQLPPNLFFGTNIDTCILVLKKSKKDNKTLFIDASAEFVHVGNKNKLTEPNRFKILEAFTARKDTKYFAKLVNNKNIADNDYIIVVKDYVKKLDTREVIDIKELNERITNIISRQNKLRKSINETIGDIKETKMTKNMSKIEKLIADLCPNGLTFKELGELGEFYGGLSGKTKDDFSNGTAKFVTYMNIFSNIAVNTDINDFVKVSKDEHQNKIEYGDVLFTGSSETPDDCGMSSVLTNKINEPLYLNSFCFGFRLHNNTLFLPEFLKYLFRDEQVRKQIAKTANGVTRFNVSKKRFAKIIIPLPPLALQEEIVKILNKFTELEAELEVELDTELVAIKKKYDYYRSGLLTFKKREQD